The Candidatus Binatia bacterium genome contains a region encoding:
- a CDS encoding insulinase family protein encodes MLRARSLLAAVTLTAALVQPAAAARTYSERVQEKTLDNGMKILVLEDDKAPVAVMQVWYRCGSRNEQLGKTGLAHVLEHMMFKGTAKTGPEQYSKIIQRNGGNENAFTSNDATTYFASIASDRLGVVVDLEGDRMRNLQFDEAQFAPELQVVIEERRLRTDNNPVSVLFEQLNATAYTAHPYEWPIIGWMNDLRQLTREDALGWYRTYYAPNNAVVVIVGNVDAAETFAAVDRAFGAHPRGAPPPIVRAIEPVQQGERRVVVQREAQLPYVTMAFHVPNLHHSDAYPLEVLAGVLAGGKSSRLYKRLVYEKRIARDAGADFDLTSVDPGLFYVYAQPLPGKTAAQIEAALLAEIAILQRKAPDERELQKVRNGIESGSVFAQDSLFYQAMLLGQYEMAGDWRALDRYLPGIERVTAENVRRVAATYLVPTNRTVAVLDPLPIVGGRAPVESAPTGMVH; translated from the coding sequence ATGCTTCGCGCAAGATCGCTTCTCGCGGCCGTAACCCTGACGGCGGCATTGGTGCAACCGGCGGCCGCCGCGCGGACGTACAGCGAACGCGTGCAGGAAAAGACGCTCGACAACGGCATGAAGATTCTCGTCCTCGAGGACGACAAGGCTCCCGTGGCGGTCATGCAGGTGTGGTACCGCTGCGGGTCGCGCAACGAGCAGCTCGGCAAGACCGGCCTCGCGCACGTGCTCGAACATATGATGTTCAAGGGCACCGCAAAGACCGGGCCCGAACAGTACTCGAAAATCATCCAGCGTAACGGCGGCAACGAGAACGCCTTTACCAGCAACGACGCCACCACGTACTTCGCCTCGATCGCCAGCGATCGACTCGGCGTTGTCGTCGACCTCGAAGGCGATCGCATGCGGAACCTGCAATTCGACGAGGCGCAATTCGCCCCGGAACTGCAGGTGGTCATCGAGGAGCGCCGCCTGCGCACGGACAACAATCCCGTGTCGGTTCTCTTCGAGCAGCTCAACGCCACGGCCTACACGGCGCACCCTTACGAGTGGCCGATCATCGGCTGGATGAACGACCTGCGGCAACTGACACGCGAAGACGCGCTGGGCTGGTACCGGACCTACTATGCGCCGAACAACGCCGTGGTCGTCATTGTCGGGAACGTGGACGCCGCCGAGACATTCGCCGCGGTCGACCGGGCCTTCGGGGCGCATCCGCGCGGCGCGCCGCCGCCGATCGTGCGGGCGATCGAACCGGTGCAGCAGGGCGAACGCCGCGTCGTCGTCCAACGCGAGGCGCAACTCCCCTACGTGACAATGGCCTTCCATGTCCCCAACCTGCACCACTCGGACGCGTACCCACTCGAGGTGCTCGCCGGCGTTCTTGCCGGGGGCAAGAGCTCGCGGCTCTACAAGCGCCTGGTGTACGAAAAGCGCATCGCCCGCGACGCCGGCGCCGATTTCGATCTCACTTCGGTGGACCCGGGTCTGTTCTACGTGTACGCGCAGCCGCTGCCCGGCAAGACGGCCGCGCAGATCGAAGCGGCGCTGCTGGCGGAAATCGCAATCCTGCAGCGCAAGGCACCGGACGAGCGGGAACTGCAAAAGGTCAGGAACGGCATCGAGTCGGGCAGCGTGTTCGCACAGGACTCGCTGTTCTACCAGGCGATGTTGCTCGGTCAGTACGAAATGGCCGGCGACTGGCGGGCTCTCGACCGCTACCTGCCCGGCATCGAAAGGGTCACCGCCGAGAACGTGCGGCGCGTCGCCGCAACCTACCTGGTTCCCACGAATCGCACGGTGGCAGTGCTCGATCCCCTGCCGATCGTGGGCGGACGCGCGCCGGTGGAATCCGCACCGACGGGCATGGTGCACTGA
- a CDS encoding ATP-binding protein, producing MRSSRYAKKRRDQDATLPVLLENVLASLGEALVLIDLDDRITLFNQAAQELTGISEAHALGRTCAEVFAATPAIDAAARRTVNNGKSQVCNEEELRLLSRSVPVRFSCSPILGVTGEQHGVALVIQDLSYLKKLEEEARRNETLARLGGLVAGLAHEIKNPLGGIRGAAQLLAKHFVRQPEVESYTGVMIREIDRLSRLVEQLLTLGSPPAPGSAPVNVHKVLRDVVTLLAPEIAERKVTVRLEIDPSLPEVPGDEAQLTQVFLNLIKNALEAMDDHGTLTIVTRMETDFHIMRRPDGDLRGAGDGGAAVGPSAAPGKFQRIEIADTGPGFAPSDLQRVFEPFFTRKARGTGLGLAICERIVAAHGGGIKADNRRRGGAVVTVTLPAGSV from the coding sequence GTGCGGTCGAGTCGGTACGCCAAGAAGCGCAGGGACCAGGATGCGACCCTTCCGGTCCTGCTCGAAAACGTGCTCGCCAGTCTCGGCGAGGCGCTCGTGCTGATCGACCTGGACGACCGCATTACGCTGTTCAATCAGGCGGCACAGGAACTCACCGGGATTTCGGAGGCCCACGCGTTGGGGCGGACCTGTGCCGAGGTGTTCGCCGCCACTCCGGCCATCGATGCCGCGGCGCGCCGGACGGTCAACAACGGTAAGAGCCAGGTCTGTAACGAAGAGGAGTTGCGGCTGCTGTCGCGCAGCGTCCCGGTCCGGTTTAGCTGCTCGCCGATTCTGGGGGTAACCGGGGAGCAGCACGGCGTGGCACTCGTGATTCAGGACCTGAGCTATCTGAAGAAGCTCGAGGAAGAAGCCCGGCGTAACGAAACCCTGGCCCGGCTGGGCGGGCTGGTGGCCGGCCTGGCGCACGAGATCAAGAATCCTCTCGGCGGCATCCGCGGGGCGGCGCAATTGCTGGCGAAGCACTTCGTACGCCAGCCCGAAGTCGAGTCCTACACTGGGGTCATGATTCGGGAGATCGACAGACTCAGTCGCCTGGTCGAGCAACTGCTCACCCTCGGATCGCCGCCCGCACCCGGCTCTGCTCCGGTCAATGTCCACAAGGTCCTGCGCGACGTAGTTACTCTGTTGGCCCCGGAGATCGCCGAGCGCAAGGTCACGGTGCGCCTCGAGATCGATCCCAGCCTGCCGGAAGTGCCCGGAGACGAGGCGCAACTCACGCAGGTCTTTCTCAACCTCATAAAGAACGCCCTTGAAGCCATGGACGATCACGGCACCCTCACTATCGTTACGCGCATGGAGACCGACTTCCACATCATGCGACGCCCGGACGGGGACCTCCGGGGCGCCGGGGACGGCGGTGCGGCGGTCGGCCCGAGCGCCGCGCCGGGGAAGTTTCAGCGTATCGAGATCGCCGATACCGGCCCGGGATTCGCGCCGTCGGATCTGCAGCGCGTATTCGAGCCTTTCTTCACACGCAAGGCGCGCGGAACGGGGCTCGGGCTGGCGATCTGCGAACGCATCGTTGCCGCGCACGGCGGGGGCATCAAGGCCGACAACCGGCGCCGCGGCGGCGCGGTCGTCACGGTTACGTTGCCGGCGGGGTCGGTATGA
- a CDS encoding helix-turn-helix domain-containing protein, whose protein sequence is MKPKMVRSSGNVFTDVGFPDAEAEHLRVRADLLIQIQERLKARGIKQAEAARLLGVTQPRVSDLVRGRIDLFSVDTLIDMLARLGGRVNVVVTSPKRRLQVA, encoded by the coding sequence ATGAAGCCCAAGATGGTTCGATCTTCTGGAAATGTCTTCACAGATGTCGGATTCCCCGATGCTGAGGCCGAGCACCTCCGGGTACGTGCTGATCTGCTCATCCAAATCCAAGAGAGGCTGAAGGCCCGAGGGATCAAGCAAGCCGAGGCCGCCCGACTGCTTGGCGTAACCCAGCCGCGCGTGAGTGACCTGGTCAGGGGCCGCATCGACCTCTTCAGCGTTGACACCCTCATCGACATGCTCGCCAGGCTAGGGGGCCGAGTCAACGTCGTCGTCACCTCTCCGAAGAGGCGCTTGCAAGTCGCCTGA
- a CDS encoding insulinase family protein: MRPRFVSALLLVAMAAALFRTTASAAPRVEAQRRVLPNGAVLLVSEQRNLPIVIVQLLLDAGARRDPAGKAGLADLTADLLTEGTAQRSAAQISETTDFLGARLGAGADTDYALVTLSVLADHLEEGLNLLADILLQPSFPEAEVGRRREATLAGLKASEDNPGYVAQREFVRTVFPDQPYGHLVSGTPASVSRLTRDDVLAFYRTHYRPERAIMAVVGDVAAADIEARLNAALREWKPGGAGPFVYPDAPPVPPAVETIHKPISQANIILGQRGIARDNPDYYAVTVMNFILGGGGFTSRLLDDIRTKAGLAYSVSSGFSVNKAPGSFQVTMQTKTASTADAIRRACATIEGMRAAPVTDEELSGARQYLTGSFPLRLDSNSKLAGFLVQTEYYNLGLDYAETYAQRIDAVTRDDVLRVARQYLHPEEMILVVVGDLPAGSVPPAPACGGGSRTAAHRALPHENR; this comes from the coding sequence ATGCGACCCCGGTTCGTCAGCGCGCTCCTGCTGGTCGCGATGGCCGCCGCGCTCTTCCGCACGACGGCATCGGCAGCCCCACGGGTCGAGGCCCAGCGCCGCGTGCTGCCGAACGGCGCCGTGTTGCTCGTGTCCGAGCAGCGCAACCTGCCGATCGTCATCGTGCAATTGCTGCTCGACGCGGGCGCGCGCCGCGACCCCGCGGGCAAGGCGGGTCTGGCCGACCTCACCGCGGACCTGCTCACCGAGGGCACCGCGCAGCGCTCGGCGGCGCAGATCAGCGAGACGACCGACTTCCTCGGCGCCCGTCTCGGCGCCGGCGCCGACACCGACTATGCGCTCGTGACACTGTCCGTGCTGGCCGATCACCTCGAGGAGGGCCTGAACCTCCTTGCGGACATCCTGCTGCAACCGTCGTTCCCCGAGGCCGAGGTCGGGCGGCGCCGCGAGGCGACGCTGGCGGGCTTGAAGGCGAGCGAAGACAATCCCGGCTATGTCGCGCAAAGGGAATTCGTGCGGACCGTGTTCCCGGACCAGCCTTACGGGCATCTGGTGAGCGGCACTCCCGCGTCGGTCAGCCGCCTGACGCGCGACGACGTGTTGGCGTTCTATCGAACCCACTATCGTCCGGAGAGAGCCATCATGGCGGTCGTTGGCGACGTCGCGGCGGCGGACATCGAGGCGCGGCTCAACGCGGCGTTGCGGGAGTGGAAGCCGGGCGGCGCGGGACCGTTCGTGTACCCGGACGCGCCGCCGGTGCCGCCGGCGGTCGAGACGATCCACAAGCCGATCTCGCAGGCCAACATTATCCTGGGCCAGCGCGGTATCGCGCGCGACAACCCGGATTACTACGCCGTCACGGTGATGAACTTCATCCTCGGGGGCGGCGGCTTCACGTCGCGGTTGTTGGACGACATTCGCACCAAAGCAGGGCTGGCGTACTCGGTGTCGAGCGGTTTTTCGGTGAACAAGGCGCCGGGGAGCTTTCAGGTGACGATGCAGACCAAGACGGCGAGTACCGCGGATGCAATTCGGCGAGCGTGCGCGACGATCGAAGGAATGCGGGCCGCTCCGGTCACCGACGAGGAGCTGAGCGGCGCCCGGCAATACCTGACCGGAAGCTTCCCGCTACGGCTCGATAGCAACAGCAAGCTGGCGGGCTTCCTCGTGCAGACCGAGTATTACAACCTCGGCCTCGACTATGCCGAGACGTACGCGCAGCGCATCGACGCGGTGACGCGCGATGACGTGCTACGGGTCGCGCGGCAGTACCTGCACCCGGAAGAGATGATCCTCGTCGTCGTCGGCGATCTCCCCGCCGGTAGTGTCCCGCCCGCCCCGGCCTGCGGCGGCGGGAGCCGAACGGCGGCGCACCGGGCGTTGCCGCACGAGAACCGGTAG
- a CDS encoding molybdopterin molybdotransferase MoeA, which yields MISVQEALRLVLEDLPGTGMEQRPVPSAGGRVLTAPIRSTRTVPPFRNTAMDGYAVRAADCESATADRPVRLRVLEVVGAGAVPQATVTAGTTTQVMTGTPLPEGADSVVRVEDVTAAPSGEVLIAQPVRSGANVRHPGEDVRAGDVVLTAGQTLRPADIGLLASLGVAVVPVAKRPEVAILATGSELVELGQPLGPGQIANSNAYTLAAAVAEAGGTPRILGIVADTPEATREAFADALASDVVLSTGGVSVGAFDFVRAALTDLGVAERFWKVAQRPGKPLSFGRRGRTPVFGLPGNPASSLVCFYLYVRPALRVMLGDRTPHLPAVQAVLDTAVESAAGLTEFLSCTLSSEPDGPHVRPAGSRSSGVLRSMSIGDALLVAAPTVTRLAAGAAVRVIRLSAETATTPPF from the coding sequence ATGATTTCCGTACAGGAAGCGCTGCGGCTGGTGCTCGAAGACCTGCCGGGAACCGGGATGGAGCAACGACCGGTGCCGTCAGCGGGCGGACGCGTACTGACCGCGCCGATCCGTTCGACGCGCACGGTACCGCCGTTCCGCAACACGGCCATGGACGGCTATGCGGTGCGCGCCGCCGACTGCGAGAGCGCGACCGCGGATCGCCCGGTGCGCCTGCGGGTCCTCGAAGTCGTCGGGGCAGGAGCCGTTCCGCAGGCAACGGTGACCGCCGGGACGACCACCCAGGTCATGACCGGAACCCCTCTACCGGAGGGCGCCGACAGCGTCGTGCGTGTGGAAGACGTTACCGCAGCACCATCCGGGGAAGTGCTGATCGCCCAACCGGTGCGCTCGGGCGCCAACGTGCGGCATCCCGGCGAGGACGTCCGTGCGGGCGACGTGGTCCTGACCGCGGGACAGACACTGCGACCGGCGGACATCGGCCTGCTGGCGTCGCTGGGCGTGGCGGTGGTACCGGTCGCCAAACGCCCCGAGGTGGCGATCCTCGCCACCGGTTCGGAACTGGTCGAGCTCGGGCAACCGCTCGGCCCGGGACAGATCGCCAACAGCAACGCGTATACGCTGGCGGCGGCGGTCGCGGAGGCGGGCGGCACCCCGCGCATTCTGGGCATCGTTGCCGACACGCCGGAGGCGACGCGCGAGGCGTTTGCCGATGCGCTGGCGAGCGACGTCGTGCTCTCGACGGGTGGCGTGTCGGTGGGAGCTTTCGACTTCGTGCGGGCGGCGCTTACCGACCTCGGCGTGGCGGAGAGGTTCTGGAAAGTGGCGCAGCGTCCGGGCAAGCCTCTGTCGTTCGGGCGCCGCGGGCGGACCCCCGTATTCGGACTGCCGGGCAATCCGGCGTCGTCACTGGTGTGCTTCTATCTCTACGTGCGGCCGGCACTGCGGGTCATGCTCGGCGATCGGACCCCACACCTGCCCGCGGTGCAGGCGGTTCTCGACACCGCCGTGGAGAGTGCGGCGGGACTGACCGAGTTCCTATCGTGTACCCTGAGCAGCGAACCCGACGGACCGCACGTGCGCCCCGCCGGTTCGCGCAGCTCCGGCGTACTGCGGTCGATGTCGATAGGCGACGCGCTGCTGGTGGCCGCACCGACCGTAACCCGGCTCGCCGCCGGCGCGGCGGTGCGCGTCATAAGGTTGAGCGCGGAGACGGCAACCACGCCGCCGTTCTAG
- a CDS encoding response regulator, translating into MKRALIVDDKPENLYLLRALLEGHGCEVVEARHGAEALALARQTPLDMAITDLLMPVMDGYTLLRHWKADPKLKAIPLVVYTATYTDPQDEKLALDLGADGFILKPTEPDVFLADLERICARAERGQLSAAAPTVTEEPLVLREYSEALVRRLEDKSRQLEISNQELRDTEANLRAVFENAMDGILIAEVASRRFVFCNPMICRMLGYTRDELLTLDVSRIHPPEDLPRVASEFEKQVRQEHILAADLPVLRKDGSVFHADINSFPIAFGGQACLAGFFRDITERKRAEMEVQELNAELERRVAARTAQLEAANRELEAFSYSVSHDLRAPLRHIEGFSRTLLEDYTGALDAQGRHYLERVGAAAQRMMHLIDGLIELSRVARTEIRALPVDLSAMAQAIAAELQRGEPGRAVQFVIAPGLVVSGDARLLYQVMENLLGNAWKYTSKHTTARIEFGAQTVASSEVGVSGGEGAVAGTSREKPGTEKVYFVRDDGAGFKMQYVDRLFVPFQRLHSAGEHEGTGIGLATVARIVHCHGGRIWAEGAVEQGATFYFTIETQPC; encoded by the coding sequence ATGAAACGCGCGCTTATCGTCGACGACAAGCCGGAGAACCTGTATCTCCTGCGCGCCCTGCTCGAGGGACACGGCTGCGAGGTCGTCGAAGCCCGGCACGGCGCGGAGGCGCTGGCCCTGGCCCGTCAAACTCCGCTCGACATGGCCATCACCGACTTGCTGATGCCCGTAATGGACGGCTACACGCTGCTGCGCCATTGGAAAGCTGACCCCAAACTCAAAGCCATCCCGCTCGTCGTCTATACCGCCACCTACACCGATCCGCAGGACGAGAAGCTCGCGCTCGACCTGGGCGCGGATGGCTTCATCCTCAAGCCCACGGAACCCGATGTCTTCCTGGCGGATCTCGAACGGATCTGCGCGCGGGCCGAGCGCGGACAACTGTCCGCCGCTGCACCGACCGTCACGGAAGAGCCTCTCGTCCTCCGCGAATACAGCGAAGCCCTGGTGCGCCGGCTCGAGGACAAGAGCCGACAGCTCGAAATCTCCAACCAGGAGCTGCGCGACACCGAGGCCAACCTACGCGCGGTCTTCGAGAACGCGATGGACGGCATCCTCATTGCCGAGGTGGCCAGCAGGCGATTCGTGTTCTGCAATCCCATGATCTGCCGGATGCTCGGGTATACCCGGGACGAGTTGCTGACCCTGGATGTCTCCCGGATTCACCCGCCGGAGGATTTGCCGCGGGTCGCGAGCGAATTCGAGAAGCAGGTCCGTCAGGAGCATATACTGGCCGCGGACCTTCCCGTCCTGCGCAAGGACGGCAGCGTCTTCCACGCGGACATCAATAGTTTTCCGATCGCCTTTGGCGGTCAGGCCTGTCTGGCGGGTTTCTTCCGCGACATTACGGAGCGCAAGCGGGCTGAGATGGAGGTGCAAGAGTTGAACGCGGAGCTGGAGCGGCGTGTGGCGGCGCGCACCGCGCAGCTCGAAGCCGCGAACCGGGAACTCGAGGCGTTCAGCTATTCGGTCTCGCACGATTTGCGCGCGCCGCTGCGGCATATCGAGGGCTTCAGCCGCACCTTGCTCGAGGACTACACGGGCGCCCTGGACGCTCAGGGCCGCCACTATCTCGAACGGGTAGGTGCGGCCGCCCAACGCATGATGCACCTGATCGACGGCCTGATCGAGCTCTCGCGCGTCGCGCGCACCGAGATCCGGGCGCTGCCCGTGGATCTCAGCGCGATGGCGCAGGCGATTGCCGCGGAACTGCAGCGCGGCGAACCGGGGCGGGCGGTGCAGTTCGTCATTGCCCCCGGACTGGTCGTGTCCGGCGATGCGCGTCTGTTGTACCAGGTGATGGAAAATCTGCTCGGCAACGCGTGGAAATACACCTCGAAACACACGACGGCACGGATCGAGTTCGGCGCGCAAACAGTTGCGAGTTCCGAGGTGGGAGTTTCGGGCGGGGAGGGAGCGGTGGCGGGAACCTCGCGCGAGAAGCCTGGAACTGAAAAGGTCTATTTCGTCCGCGACGACGGGGCCGGCTTCAAGATGCAGTACGTCGACAGGCTGTTCGTTCCCTTCCAGCGCCTGCACAGCGCCGGCGAGCACGAAGGCACCGGCATCGGTCTGGCAACGGTGGCGCGCATCGTGCATTGCCACGGCGGGCGTATCTGGGCCGAAGGCGCGGTCGAGCAGGGCGCGACCTTCTACTTCACCATCGAGACTCAACCATGCTAG
- a CDS encoding zinc ribbon domain-containing protein, with amino-acid sequence MPIYEYRCRKCGRRYSVLTLRASETPSPQCDKCGSRGATRLLSRFAMPKSEEARLDSLSDPSALGDLDESDPKSVSRWMRKMGKEMGDELGGEDFDQMMDEIESGGGEDEGPSGGGDE; translated from the coding sequence ATGCCGATCTACGAATATCGCTGTCGCAAGTGCGGCCGCCGCTATTCGGTTCTGACGCTGCGCGCTTCGGAAACTCCGTCGCCGCAGTGCGACAAGTGCGGTAGCCGTGGCGCCACGCGCCTGTTGTCCCGCTTCGCGATGCCGAAGTCGGAAGAGGCCCGACTCGACTCGCTTTCCGACCCGAGCGCGCTCGGCGATCTCGACGAGAGCGATCCGAAGAGCGTGTCGCGCTGGATGCGCAAGATGGGCAAGGAGATGGGCGACGAGTTGGGCGGGGAGGACTTCGATCAGATGATGGACGAGATCGAGTCGGGGGGCGGCGAGGACGAGGGTCCTTCGGGCGGCGGCGACGAGTAA